From the genome of Desulfatiglans anilini DSM 4660:
AGAGGGTGAAAATCGTATCGCCCAGATAATCGGTCATCGGCTTGATGGCCGAGGGACTGGCCATCACAATGGTTGAGCCCAAAGCCATGAACAGGAAGAACAAAGTGAAAGAGAGCCGTTTGAACAGTTTGGTGATCGAGCCGGTGTAGGTTCCCTGTTTGGCTTGGTAGGACCGATAGCCCAATAAGCCGGCAAAGAGCAAAAAGGAGATGACGGCAATCGGGCCGCTAAGAAAAATCAGCCCTTCCAGAGTAAAGACGGAACCGGCAAAGCCCAAAAGGGATTGGAAGAAAGCAAAAAATTCCCCCGGGGCGTAGAGGATATAGAAAGCGAGAATGGCAATGAGGATTTTCAGGATCAGCAGATAGTATCCCAGCCGGTTGGGTTTTTCTCCTCGGTGGGAATGATAGAAAGCGTAGCAAGCCACCGCCACAATGGCCGCCATGGGAGCCAGAGTGATGATGAGCCGAACAGTTTCAAAGTAGATGGACAAAAGAGGGAGTTTGAGGAAAATCAGAAGGACAACAAAAAGCACCGGCAGGGTGTAGCGGAGGCGAATAACAGACGGTTTGTCACTGGAAAATAATCGCTTTCCAGTGTTCCCTCCCTTATTTATTTTCATTTTATTTTATATTAACGAAGCATACACATTATTATTCTATCACATTTTGACAAAAATAACAAGCCCTTGTCAAGTTTTTGGATTCATAATTGACACATCAAATTATAATTCAAAAATTTTGTACTACTTTATTTTTTTTAATAAATGCTTCTGCATCCGTTATATATAATTTATGCACTTTATCTAGCTCATTAGTTGCTAGAGCTCTATTAAATAGTTTTATTAACATATCATAATCTTTTGCATCCGCACTTTTTACAAAATCATTGCAAACATCGTGGAATATCGTTCCTGAAAGTTCTGGCAGACTTATTAACACTTTTTCGCCACTTTGATTACGTCCTTCTATCGCTAGGCGCAATAAACTTCCCTCTTTATTTGTGACATTATATGGTTTATTTTCTGGAGATGGATACAAAAGAATGGATCTTAAATATATGTTTAAAAATTCAATCAATTTTTGTGGATTAAGCAATTTTAATGTTTTTCGGTAGTGATAATATGCTTTAAATGCGACAAAGTTATCAATAAATTCTTGATGATTAAATTTTTCTAATGGCTTATCCTCGTCTGTATTTTGAAAAGATTTTTCATTGAGCTGTTTTTCTAAACTTGTGATCATAGCCATAATCGTTTTTAACATTTCCTCTTGATTCGATGCAGGCACACTTTTTTCTTTCCAGTCCTTTAAGATATCTTCTAGTGCGTCTACCTTACCAGTTTTCTGTATTAATTCTTCTATGGCTGCTTGAGACATCCCATAATTATTAAAATTAATTGATGAGTTTATTGCATTTATATTAGGCGAATTGTTTCCAGTAGAATTTTGATTAATTGCATTAGAAACATTCTTGCCTTGGTTATCTAATTCGCTAGATTCCGATATAGACAAAAAACTCTTTATCCATTTTGGAATACCTATGTGGTAACTCCAAATACAGTACATAACGACAGCATATAATACTGTTGCTGTGATTGTGTATAAGATTTTAAAAATCATCTGCAAACTAAATACCACCGATTATTGATGTTGGATTCTATTTTGAAACAAAAGCTAAGCAGCCAGCAGCAACAAGAGGGTTTTACATTGATATGTCTATTTTCACAGCTAAATCATATTTCCGTGTAAAGTTCAAGCGCAAAACGTGTGGCCTTAAAAGCAGTTGCCTAGTAAAGTTTTTAAAAAGAAAATCCAGTCAAAGGGAAACTTGACAGCCGGCCGGTTCCTGCTAGAATGCAAATGAACTCATCACCTTACTCATCAATTAACCAACGATAATCTCTATGAAATCAAATCCTGTTCTCAAACTCATCGACACCCTTTCCGCCCGAACCCGCTTCGGCGAACTCCTGGACAAGATTGAAAAGGAAAACGCCCATTTCCTCATCAGCAAGCGGGGAAAGCCCAGGGCGGTGATCCTAAGCGCTGAGGATTATTTGAAAAATATCGGAAAAGGGTCTAAAATTAAAAATGCCACCCTGGAAATTCCCTTGAAGGATTTTCTCCAGGGCAAAAACCGGAAAAAAAGCTAATTTTTCAAAAATTAAAATGAAAAAAATCATAGCAGTCATCAATCAAAAAGGGGGAGTGGGGAAAACCACCACTTCGATCAACTTTGCGGCGGGGCTGGCTCGGCAGGGTCATCGGGTGCTTTTGATTGACCTGGACCCGCAGGCCCATTCAACCATCGGTTTGGGAATCGAGCCCGGGACTTACAAGCTGGCGATTCACGATGTGCTGATAAACAAGCAGAAAATCGGGGACACTATCCTGAAAACGACGGTGCAAAACCTCGACCTGGTTCCCTCCCATATCCGGCTCGATCGGGCCGAGCAACAACTCACCCCCGAGATGTTCAAGGAAAGCCGTCTTAATAAGGCCCTGCAGAATCTGGATTATGACTTTATCGTAATCGACTGCCGGCCGACGTTGGGAACCTTGACGATTAACGCCTTGTACGCCTCTAATTTCATCCTGGTACCCTGTGAAATGTCCCGCTATTCGCTGGACGGCTTTGCCGACCTGATGGAGACTGTGGAACACGTCAAAAACGGCGAGGAAATAGCCAAAGAGAATTTTATCCGGATCCTGCTTACCAAAGTGGATACTCGTAAATCCGTCACCAACGAGTGGATTCTGGAACAGCTGGAACCGTATAAAAACATGCTTTTTAATACCAAAATCAGGCAGAACGAGGCCTTAAACCAGGCCCATATTGCTATGGAGCCGATTTTTACATTCAAGTCCAACAGCTCGGGAGCTGAGGATTACACCCAACTAACTCACGAATTTTTACAACTATGTCATCAATCAGAAACAAATTAGCCGACAAGAAAAGCAAGCTCGCCATCGAGCCAACCAAAGACAGCCAACATCCGGCTGACTTGGGCAACGGCTACCAGGACGGCAGCTTCTACAATGTGCCTATCGACAAGATCAGGCCCAATCCGTATCAGCCCCGCCAGTTTTTCGATCCGCAGGCGCTGGCAGAATTGACGGAATCCATCCGCCAAAAAGGCATCATCCAGCCGATTGTGATCCGGCGGGATGAAGACGGAGAGCTTTTCTTGGTGGCAGGAGAACGCCGGCTTAAGGCCGCCAAGGACGCCGGCCTCGAGGATGTCCCGGCCATTCTCACCAAGGGCAATCCGATTGAAATTGCCCTAATCGAGAACCTTCAACGGGAAAATCTCAATCCGATTGAAGAAGCTGAGGCCTTTGCCAGGATGATTGACGAGTTTGATTACACCCAAGAACAGCTGGCCAAAGTAATCGGCAAAGGCAGAACCACCGTCACCCAGACTTTGGGGCTTAATCGGTTGCCAAAAGAGATCCGGCAAAAGTGCCTGGAAAGTGATATCCCCAAGCGGGTCCTGGTGGAAATCGCCCGAAAAGATACCGATAAGGAGATGGTTGAACTTTTTGAAAAGGTCCGATCAGGCGCCCTGACTTCCGAGGATGTCCGGCAAGACGTCCGAAAACGGGTCCGCAAGCCTCCGATAAAACGCACGCCGGCAGCCATTGCCTTGGAAAAGACTTCCCTCTTAGCCAGCTATTTAGAAAAACTCGAAATCGAAACTATGGAAGAAACCGAGAAAATTATCCTTTTCCGAGAACTCGACCTTC
Proteins encoded in this window:
- a CDS encoding type II toxin-antitoxin system Phd/YefM family antitoxin, which codes for MKSNPVLKLIDTLSARTRFGELLDKIEKENAHFLISKRGKPRAVILSAEDYLKNIGKGSKIKNATLEIPLKDFLQGKNRKKS
- a CDS encoding ParB/RepB/Spo0J family partition protein, with amino-acid sequence MSSIRNKLADKKSKLAIEPTKDSQHPADLGNGYQDGSFYNVPIDKIRPNPYQPRQFFDPQALAELTESIRQKGIIQPIVIRRDEDGELFLVAGERRLKAAKDAGLEDVPAILTKGNPIEIALIENLQRENLNPIEEAEAFARMIDEFDYTQEQLAKVIGKGRTTVTQTLGLNRLPKEIRQKCLESDIPKRVLVEIARKDTDKEMVELFEKVRSGALTSEDVRQDVRKRVRKPPIKRTPAAIALEKTSLLASYLEKLEIETMEETEKIILFRELDLLKKEIDRFLSE
- a CDS encoding ParA family protein — encoded protein: MKKIIAVINQKGGVGKTTTSINFAAGLARQGHRVLLIDLDPQAHSTIGLGIEPGTYKLAIHDVLINKQKIGDTILKTTVQNLDLVPSHIRLDRAEQQLTPEMFKESRLNKALQNLDYDFIVIDCRPTLGTLTINALYASNFILVPCEMSRYSLDGFADLMETVEHVKNGEEIAKENFIRILLTKVDTRKSVTNEWILEQLEPYKNMLFNTKIRQNEALNQAHIAMEPIFTFKSNSSGAEDYTQLTHEFLQLCHQSETN